In Cheilinus undulatus linkage group 3, ASM1832078v1, whole genome shotgun sequence, the genomic window ATCTTCATTTTAATGCTGGAGTCCAGAGTTTgccttttaactttttcttgatTACATGTCTATGTTATCATTTGTATGCTCATTTGTGATTAATAGAAATGCCATAGTATTTTAGATGTATAGAGGGATTTACTTAGTAACTACAGGTAAAGAGTGGCTTGCATATTTGCTGCTTGTTTCTTTCTGTATTGACAACAAAGGATAGTTagttattttgaccttttacaccaAAAGCCCCCTTGATTCTTTTCCCTGTATTGCTGCTTCCCGTTTTTGTCTCCAGACAGAGCAAAGCTATGTCAGCACTCTGTTTGAGGCTGGTGTTTTGTTGCACTCCCAGGAGATAGGAATGAATGCTATCGCCTCTTTACTTTGTCTCCTTTTTGAAAAGTCAACAATTTCCCACTGCAGGACATAGTCAAGCCTGACAGGGTCAGTTCAGTTGTAAAACATTAGGCTACATGTCTATTTCCATATACAACAGTTACATAGATTGCACAAACCTCAGCTCTAATCATAGGAACCGGTATCTGGCAAATTTTTACCAATTAAAAGAAGCTAAGCACAAATATTACAAGATACTTTCACCTGCcatttctagatttttttttttgtattttgcttGTGATTTCTAAAGATGTTTGCCAATGGAGCAAGTGAAATTTACTATTGTGCCTTTTAATAAGATATCTATAGctaatagggatgcacaatatttttGTCATGACATTGGCATTCAAAAAGTAAACAATCATTATCTTCTGATATAAAAAATATCTACTGATATGAACAAGCAATATATTGGCTATAAAAATTAAGGGTTAACCAATATTGTTTTTTCAGGACCGATACTGATTATTAGTAGCTAATGACGGATATTTGGAAcaatatgcatttatttgtaCAAAATATCCATAATGTATCAAAAGTAAAATTTCATGAtccaaaaaaatgaaggaaaatgaaACAATTTAGCCCTTTTTTTGTAAGCCATCATCATTCAGCTGCTTAACGGCCTGGCCCATTATTAAGGCTGATATTTGGCAGTTTACTCattattggtatcagcattTAATTTTaccaataaacaataaaataaattggttaaaaaaaatcacctctTTGGTTCCACTGCAACTTGTTTCTTCCcctctgactttattttcactctccatAGTGTTTCCAAATATCCTGTATACAACACAGTCTGACTGGCTAGATGATAGTagtactagccaatcaacacttaagACTGGGTACCACTGACACAATGAATATATGGCATTAAACCCTACTTTCCTGCTAGTACTGTGCTACTCTATGCCATTCTTCATACTGGTAGAGCTTAGGCtaagttgtttattttccttaattttgacAATGCAATTTGACTTTCGCcaattaagtacattttatacGTCATAATCAATGCATACTGGTTCCAGATATCAGTCATCGGTCTCATGCATTACAAATAATCAGTATCGGTATCCACCCTGAATCAACCTCTGGTCAACCTCTtctttgaaatgtgtttaaggcctgaaatttgttaatttgttcatcctcagcATTTAGATTGTGTGTTTTTGGGATCTGAGTTTTAAGGCTGAAATACATTTGAATGTCAGTATCgatattgacaaaaaatatatatttatattttttgtacatACTGGCATATCGGCAAAAATTCCAATGTCTTGCTTCACTGGTTTGAAGGACTGGAGTTTTAAGTCCGAACTACACTTAATATCCGTGTTGATATTAGTATTgactaaaataaatctgtagatgtaatcataaatatcagcatattgggaTAAATCCATTATCTTGCATCCCTAATATCTAACACAGTTTGCCTCGTTTCAAGACTCTCAAGTGAAATATTCTTGCCCTAGAAAAGTTCAGCTAGAAAAACAgttagaatcctacatcagacaagaatgggacattCCTCAGCAACCGGTCTCCATCATATTAAAAGTAAGctaattttttcatgaaatggtaaaatgtctcagtttcaacacctgACATGTTAagcttaaaatgtaaattattatCAACAtatatgaacatttttgctgatatatATACAACCAGTACATCAGCCACAGATTTCAGCAGAAAGTATTAATTTACCATAAAGCATTACAACTGTGTTTCACTTAATTTTATACATATAGAGGTATGAACTGTCTGATTAAATAGATTAAACCAAGTGAGCTGAATAGAACTGTGAATTTTTTTGATAACTTTAGTGAAAATCAGCTGAGTCCTGGAAATAGTTTGAGGCCGAGAACCGAAACTAAAATTCAGCCTGCTTGGTTTGCACTTTTGAAGCTTACCATGCATTTTCCATACCATTTCTAATGTCATTTTCCATATTTTCTCACTGCTGAGACTCATGATCATGTGCTTTCTCAGTCCACAAAGCTTATTGCTGATGAATTGAAGAGTTAACTTGATAACATTGTGATTCTACATAATTAAGTCATCCAGCTCTCAAGTTACTTGTCCTCAAAGCTTTAGAGCTctcctctgttttttatttgttaataatGAGGCTCAGATAACAACAACTGTTTATTTGTGTCACATAAGGAGCTGTTCCAGTCATCTCTGTGATTTGACACTCCATCACATCTACTGATCCACTGATCTGGCAGCATGACTAACACAGATTCTATCGGTGTGCGGGTCTTCTCTCTGAACTGCTGGTCAGTGCCTCAGTTTGTTTGAAGTGTTTCTTATTTCTTTGATGTCTTTGTTCTAATTATAAATATCGAAACAGTCACTGTTTATACTTTTTCCATTCTCTTTTATCAGGGGGATCCGCTACCTTAGCAAACACTGTCCTCAGCGCTATACCATGATTGGAGATTTGCTGTGCAAGGAAGAGCATGACATTGTCTTACTGCAGGAGGTTGGTGAAAGCCGTCAGACAAAGTTAACGAGAACTTGTATGAACAATTACTGTTGTTCAAAAATGTCTGGTACTCTACATTTTTAGTGAaatagatttttcttttctcaggTGTGGAGTGAGAAAGATTATTTGTCCTTGAAGAAGAAACTTGCCTCTTGTCATCCTCATTCACACTACTTTAAAAGGTACAGTTTTCAAGGTCACTGTGCACTCTTTCTCCAACTTTTTCTTTTGAGTGTCCTGTAATCtgtgattaaaatttttatttaattgtattttctttcaaggTGCACAGAGTGACTTAGtgtcagaaaaatgaatttcatgGCATTGATTAATCTGGATAATTTAACTAAGGCTTAGTCCTTACCTACAAGGATTAACTTTTGAAGCTTAATTCTCTGTTGACCTCCATACCAGAGCATAAGACTCAGATTTATCAAAAACCAAACCTTTCTAATCCCTTCTGCAGCTCAAAAATGTCACATCTAGCGGATCAGTTCTCACATCTTAGTGTGGATAACATATGCTACTGATAATATAGTGAAGATCTACACTGAGAATAGGGATATGGGTTATTATATCAGCTTATACTTAAGCATGACTTCAGCTGGGGTAAATGTTGAGCATACAACTTCTGCTAATGTCTTACTTTTCTTCTCATTCTGCAGTGGAGTCATTGGCAGCGGTCTGGCAATTTTCTCCAAATACAGAATCCAAGACACATTTGTTTATCGTTACTCACTGAACGGTTATCCGTACATGGTAAGTCTGGAGACACAGAAAGTAAAGTGAATTGAAAGTGAACAATTatacagtggcaagaaaaagtatgtgaactctTTTGAAATTATCTAGTGTCTGCATTGGTTGGTCATCAGATGTTATCTGATCTGTATCTAAGTTACAAGTATAGACAAACACAATGTGTTTAACCTAATAccacaaaaataattataatattcCATGTCTTTATTGAACACAGCCATTGAATACTCAGCATGCTGGATAAAGTAAGGGAACCTTTAAGCCCGTTTGAGACTGGAAGCGTGGAATGTGCGTCTCGACTATGACACGGCTTGACTTTCATTTTTCCTTCATGTCAACAAGTCAGACTGCCTGCCTGATACGTGCGTCTCATGTGCCTGATACACGTGGCCCAGGCCCATAGAATTCCAAGATTCGAGGTCTCGCCTATTTTTTCAGTATAACACCTGGAAAATGATCAGTGAAGAGCCGTATTTACCATTTGTTAGCACACGTGCATTTACGATTAGTGGAGAAGGCTTAAAGGAATCATTGCAACAAATTAACACCTCTGTTCGTGTGTCTGCCATGTGCAAAAGATTGAACAGGCATGGTGTCCATGGCAGGACACCATGGAGGAAAGAGTTGCTTTCCAAAATCACATCTCTGCATGCCTGAAATTTGCCAAGGAGCACCATGACACTGCACAGTGCTACTGGGAAAATGCAGATCTATAAAACCAAGGTTGAATTGTTTGGGAAGAACACAGAGCACTTAGTACGGTGTTTAAAAGGTACTGCATACCAACATGAGAACATCCCCCCACAATGAAGTACAGTGGGGGGAGCATCATGATTTGGGGCTGCTTTACTGCCTTGAGACCTGCCATCATCAGGTGGAAAATAAATTCCTAAGTTTATCAAGGTATCCTACAAGACAATGTCAGGGTGGCTGTCTGCCAGCTGAAGCTTAGAAGAAGTTGCgtgatgcagcaggacaatgatcctaAACTTGGAAGTAAATCTACAATGGTATGGCTTACATAAAAGAAAATCCTCCTTTTAAACTGGCCCGGTCAGAGCTCAAATGTAAATCTAATAGAGATGTTGTGACATTTATACCAGAGAGCCTAAGAATATGGGTGAGCTGAAGCAGTTTTGTAAggaagaatggtccaaaattcctcctgaacATTGTGCAGGTCTTATCAGCTTGGTTGAGATTATTACTGCCAAAGGAGATTCAACCAGTTACTAAATCCAGggttcacttacttttccagcagcACTATAAATGCTTAATGGCTGTGTTCagtaaagactttaaatattacaATTATTTGTATAGTGTTCGGTGAAGCACATTGTGTTTGTCTATACTTGTGACTTAGATGTAGATCAGATTTGATGATTAATGCAGGAAAACAGATAATTTCAAAGGGTTCACAGACTTGCCACCATAGACTAAACTTATAGTTCTTAATTGGTCTAGTCCCTGGATCCACCTCCTGAGTGAGAACTTGTGACCAAGGTGTTTAATGGAAAATATTGAAGTTTGGCCCTTAGAtagaacattttttcattttgggcAATGAACATGGAAAACAGGTTGTGTTTTCCCCAAATGATATGTACTCAAGTATGTCCACTCAGGGCTTCCGTTCATGGTAGACTTTTTGCCCCAACTTTTCCAGACACATATTCAACCCAATGAAAACAACTCTGAAGCCTTTTTCTATGTTAGGACTGATCATTTGAGCACCACTGGACATAACAGGTAAAAATGAAagtcatttacaaaaaaagttcaaaattatTAGTATTATAAAGTAttcaaaaattacaagaaaGATGATGCTAACCTTGCAGATGACAATTCTGTCATCAGGCGGAAGCAAAGCTTCAAGCCGGAACGCTTATTCTCAGTCAGAGAATGAATGATCCAATCAACGTCATttgagaacaaggcagtagctataGTTGTGGTTAAATTGCACCGCAAAACAATAACTGTTGGTGAAGAAATGAAGctacagcggcagttttatcagagctggacaaaatttctttatgaaaagaagagtaaagaaccacactgaatgaagatgttttgctcttctctcaaccAGCTACAACATGAGTTTGAGTCACCAACTGGCCTCACTAATAGTAAGCATCAATATTGGCAGCCTGTCGAGATTGCATTATGTAGTTCACTCCCCGAGGCCGTGCATGCCTGCTGTGTCATAtgtttttgattggcccattaTGAATGTCACAGTTTGCCCAATCACCCTCCGAACCTACAGTGTATCCATGTGTCAGGTTGATTTCACTTTGCAGGCTAGCAAAAattctttctatttttcttcaCATTCAGGCTCACCATGGAGACTGGTTTGGAGGTAAAGCTGTAGGGATGGCTGTTTTAAACATTGGGAGCTTGACTGCGAACGTCTATGTTACTCATGTAAGCTTTTTATTCAGCCTTTTACTCAGCCTTGCCTGTGTGTTATTCACTGTTTTTGATCGATACACTCTTGTCCTGGTGTATCGATTTCAGCTGCACGCAGAGTACTGCAGAGACAAGGATTCCTACCTACCTCACAGAGTTGTTCAGGCTTGGGAGCTGCAGCAGTTCGTTCGGTACGTACATGTTGAATGAGAcattatttgtttattcatgTACTGGTTTGCATATATTTGTCCTTGTGCACCTTGTCTGTTGCATTGTGGAGTTACTCAAATACTTAAATAGACACTACACTACCTGACTGTGTCTTTTACCAGTAATAACTTCTGTATGAAATTTGACTTTGTTGTGAGTTGCTACTAataatctttttgttttatagcTATACCTCATCTGGAGCAGATGTTGTGATCTTAGGTGGTGACCTCAACATGCACCCTCAGGACCTGGGCAACAGACTACTGAGGACTTATACTGGACTCAAAGACTCTTATTTAGAGACTGCTAAGTTTGATGTAGGTGGTGGCAAAGCTTCTCTGTGCTTCTTTCTTTACCATTTTGACTGCTAGACTGAAGTGACAATAAGAAATCTCTATTTTCAAACATATGAAATATTCCTCCATGGCATCTTtaaacattgcagaaacattttcaggaaaaaaaaaaaaaaacactttgtcaaaaagtttttttgattGGAAAGCATTATCAGCTGTGCCATTGTGGCCAGGTCTCTCCGAACATTGACCCTTTAAAATTTCATCATTAACAAGAGAAATAATGTTCAGTGAATTAAAGGTCAGTTGTCAAATGTGcgtttataaataaataaataaatatgatttatgtTTCAGGGATGTGAGAATGGTTTGACTCTTATCGCCGACAATCCTTTTATCAGTAAAAAGGAGCTTGGTCCTTTTGAAAAGGGAATTCGAATTGACTACGTCCTGTTTAAGGTGGGTGAGAGCTTTATGTTTTCACAGGTGGTGTATTTTAATCTTTTCACATGTACAACAAGATTCTGGAGTAATGCATTTGATATGTTTGTGACTcactttgagcctttaacttttatttttattctcaggGTTCTTCAAAAACAGACATCACTTGTGATTACATGTGCACCACCAAAGGCTCCGTCCCTGACCACCCATTCCCGTACTCCGACCACGAGGCTCTAACGGCTGAACTCAGGCTGAAGACACACACTCCAACTGACGATGGCAGTGACAGCCAGTCAAAGAGTCAGGACTCTGCAGCAGGTACAATCCATGTTTTACTGCTACTTATTTAGACAGATTGTAATAAAATATATGTTCATTCTGAGATCAGTGTATATTATCAATGTGTTAACATTTTGAGCCTATTAGTATGCTGTTGTTAACCTTTAGCACAAACCACTGCTATACCAGAGGCTCCATTTGGGTTGTAATTATTAGTGGTTAAATTTTTAACTCAGTTTGTGCTCAGCAGTGATTCCCTTTGCTTCATCCCAGGAGAAATTACACATTTTACCTGCTATTTTCAGCAAACTTAATATTCAGGCAATTTTGATATAAGTCTGTCTTCATCAGGGCAAATGCATAACAAAGGTTATCTCACAACGCTTTAAAGAGGTCTGCACCAtactttttctttatattgtttATAACCAACTTTAATCCAAGTTAAAAAAGTTTTGGACTCTTCTGAGACACAAGAACTTTTATGAAGCTCCTCAGACAGGCTGCTGGATGTAAGCTCTGGTATTGTCTTTTAGCTTATCTAATGCAAGAGTGTCCTCATCCTGTAATGTCATGTTACAGTAAAAAACATTAGTAAAGGTCAGGTAAATTAGTGAGGACCACTCAAAATATTTGATGCTAATTTGTTATGCTAATCCTTTACGTGTGAGGCTGTAGTACACAGAGCTGCTACCTCAAACTGACAACTATTAGGGAATTTTACACCTATAAGTCAGTTTATTAGGTCCTAATCATGGACCTGTTAGACTGTTGCACATTATGCCAAGTTTGGTCTGTGTACAAACAGAGACCATTACAAGCAGACTAAAATGTGTGAAGTCTGGGAAAGATGCGATTTATGAATATGCTGTATACAAAAAGTACACAAATATGCAGCTTTGTGACTTCAACTTGAGATAGATacatatgaaattaaaaactcTAAGTAATaagtaaatgttaaataaatagataacCCAAATTGCATGAGGAACATACCTGTTATATACAGCTAatcaaaaaatctaaatcagcATAGTAGTGCTACCAATTTATATCTTTTACAACCAGCTGCTCTTATTAAATAACAGTAGAGGGGACATTTAACAGGAGGGATCCAAAAACCGCCCCTTTGTTTGTTCAAGagtattgtttttcatttgcattATGTTTCCATGAATATATACATAAAATAACAGCCAATGTGGGAGTTTTGCTCAGGCAAAGTCTTTGTGTGGGAAATGCTGGATGGTCCCGACCTTTGTAATGGTCTTCATATAGACAGCAGCCTTATGAAAGGAAGGTAAACCATTGCACAGTTGTTCCTGAAAATCACTCAAGTCTGCCTGTTGTTATTttgttaagatttattttggagcttttgTTGCCTTTATTGTAGCGATGGGGCAGTGTATGGCGGGTCGCCCGAGTTCATGGGGGGCATCTtgaccactaggccacctgcgtcCCAAGGCCTGTTGTTTTTAACACATACTGATCTGGCTACAGTAGCTGGtttaataaaaaatgctttcttCCTGCAGTGATGATGGATGCAGGTTGGTTGgtgtttttgttacattcaAATTGCACCAGAGTCTAATTTGAAGTGGGCTGGGACCTACCTTTTCAAACCATTTCGTTTAGTTGTTTGGTCTCTGCCAGAGTTCAGTTGAATTGCATCATTTCTGCAAACAGACTCAAGTTATTTCAGCCAAACAAAATAGGTTGGGTGTTTCAGCACCCTGAGATTCTTAACATTCCCtttgtctcctctctgtttcaCGTCTGTAGAGAGAGTTGCTGAATTGGTGGACATCGTGACAGAAGCTCGTACCGAAGTCAAGGTGGGTTTGCATTGCGCTGAGAGGATGAGATACACAGCAGCTCGCACAGGAGTGATGGGCCTGGCTCTGTTGATTCTTGAGCTCGCCATCGCTGCTGTGCCCTGGCTCGCTCTGGGAGCTGAACAACCTTTCCCTCGTACCTCTTTTTACCTGCTGGCTGCACTCTGTTTCGCTATCCTTCTGAGCACCTCTCTTCTGTACATCTTCTATACCATGGAGCTGAAATCTCTGCAGGGGGCTGAGGACCAGATGAGGCTGGCTGTAGGAAGTCTGCAAGAAAAGCTCAGGGGATATCCTCTGGCTCAGCCCCACAATCCACAAAGGAGGCCCCCAGAAGGCCAGGAGCCCAGTGCCTTTGACCCAGAGGAGTAATACAGGAGCCAAGTGGGTCAAAGTGTGCTAATGTAATGACTCTTTTGAAGTGAGCTTTAAGATGAATGTTTGAGGGAGCCGTTTACcctctaaatgtgttttttgctcTTGAGATTCATATTTGTGGTGCAGGATGAGGAAGTTTCTGAAAGACAATTTTGAAAGTAGTGCAGGGCAcatgctttgacatttttatactttttatatACTCGTCTTTAGCCTACTTCCCCTCTTAGATTTCCCTTTATGCACCTCAAAAAATGTGCTTCCTATCACATGGTATAATTTGTGCCACTGTGCTTCTTTAGGGTCAGAAATGTGATGATTGTGTTTTTAAACCTCAAGTCAAATTTGCATTCCATCCTCCAGTAGTTTCAAAGGGACCAGTTGTCTCTGTTTGATTCCAGTGTTCCCTTTTGTGTTTGTATAGTCCatccaaaaattcaaaatggttAAAGATTGTTTCCTGATTACCTACAGAAAGTAGTCTTGTTCCTCTGCTGCAGGTAAGATAAGGACTCTCTGATGGCTGTAGTTTAGATTTTGGCCAGTTACATTTTCGTTTTTGTACAGGACTGATCTGAGAGCTTCCAGTTTCACCTACATGCACAAGTTTACAGTGTAGTTTACTGTAGGAAAAGAGACAAACTCACTCTTCATACTCCAGTCATCATGTCTGCTGTCTTGTACTTGAACGTATCTTTATGTTTGGGACAATCCACACTCCTTTTTTGAAAGTACACCAGTGAGAATGCACTCAAGTCTTATAAACTCTTtaacttttgaccttttattgtGTTATACAACACATCAAGTACTGTAGGTAAGTTTAGAATTGCTTATTATGTCTTCAGTGTGCAGTGCACTCACTTGACTAACTAGATAAACCACCTCCTTTTTGTGTGCTTAAAATCACCTAATGTTCTGTAACACTTTGAAAAAGATATGACTTAttagaagaagagaaaagattgatgattttgaaattaaattattaCCTTTCAGTCATAATGTTCATTTCAGATGTAAATTGTGATGAGAACTATTATGAAAGCAATAATAAAGAATATATTCTCATCCCTTTGGCTGCTGTGGTGACCAGTCTGGGGCTGAAATATGACTGTTTCAACTGCAGAGTAAAAtatgtggtggtggtggtggtgacaCTGCAGATCCTTATATTCACCACTAGGGAGCAATATTAGTGCAAAGGAtgggtttttaaaaaacagctcttATTCCAAGTGAAACACCAAATTGGCACATAGTGAGCAATGCAAAAGACACAAGGTAACAGAGCGTGAGATCTGAAGTGCCAGATTTGCCAGATCCCATGTACAAGCACGCACATCTATGCCCAAGGGCATGAGCACCCAAGGGTGTGGtgtgttttatgtttcatttgttttccaGTGAGAGTTTCATCGAGATATTCTCACCAGGAAAGAGATAACCACCACTTTGAGCGCGTTACTCAGagatttttgcagttttgccaaaaacaataaagataatGAGGGTAAAGGCATTTCAGACTGCACAAAACAATCTTGATATGTTCTTAATACTGGCGCTGAAGTGGCACAAAACAACTAACGTTTGTCAGCTTTTAGCTGACTTTGCAGCTTTTACTCTATTGCAAAAAGACACATCAGTCACTGAATAGTCacaaattgatatttttataaGAAAATTGATGATTTTTGTCTGAAGGCTTTGTTTGACAGCAACTTCAAATATGCTCTACACATTACTTGTTCAGCTATAACCTGCCTTCGTTAAGATAACAATaggtacattttaaaaaatctgacattaaaaaagctGTCATGGAGGGTGGATTAaattttattaatcaatttAATGATAGCATGATTATAATCCTTAATAACTACTGTGGGGTACTCATGTTTGCCTTCCTTCTTATTTGTCATAATCCAGTCAGCTGTGTGTTGGGTGTGCAAAGTTTATATGTTTGATTAGTTTCGGCTGAAGTGAACATTGACAAAAACATAGTCAAAAAAAACATACCCAtgagttgaatttaaaataaaaccagagttATTAAGTGAGATCTGTGCCTAAATGTAAGTAGATTTCCAAATATGTACATTCATGCCTGATGCTTGGTGCAAAGTCGCAAGCTCTAACCACCTCCAGGGAGCGTGGAGTGCATCGTCACTGTTATTTtaggggtcacaggctgaaaagtgcAGGAACCCTTGCCCTAAGCCAAGCTTTTTTTCCAACCTAAAGGTGTGGACATTGCTATTTTTCAGCAGATTTTTTGTCATGACCCTGGTAATAtgtaaggacatccagagcactactgGGGTCTTGTCAGTCCTCCTTATCACATCTACACCTTACCttagcctcaatttttggcccaaacattcctgaaagttctgcacagtactgtacattaGTGGCTAAAATACTTTCATGCTTAAATTTAAATACCATACAGTGTGGGCTTTGGCTCAGGCTGTACAGTAGCATGCAGTGCAAAGTGCTCTAAGTGGACAGAAGACTAAAAAATCAGAAGTTATGAGCTCGTGGAGCTTCCTTTTCA contains:
- the smpd2b gene encoding sphingomyelin phosphodiesterase 2 isoform X1; the protein is MTNTDSIGVRVFSLNCWGIRYLSKHCPQRYTMIGDLLCKEEHDIVLLQEVWSEKDYLSLKKKLASCHPHSHYFKSGVIGSGLAIFSKYRIQDTFVYRYSLNGYPYMTHIQPNENNSEAFFYVRTDHLSTTGHNSYNMSLSHQLASLIAHHGDWFGGKAVGMAVLNIGSLTANVYVTHLHAEYCRDKDSYLPHRVVQAWELQQFVRYTSSGADVVILGGDLNMHPQDLGNRLLRTYTGLKDSYLETAKFDGCENGLTLIADNPFISKKELGPFEKGIRIDYVLFKGSSKTDITCDYMCTTKGSVPDHPFPYSDHEALTAELRLKTHTPTDDGSDSQSKSQDSAAERVAELVDIVTEARTEVKVGLHCAERMRYTAARTGVMGLALLILELAIAAVPWLALGAEQPFPRTSFYLLAALCFAILLSTSLLYIFYTMELKSLQGAEDQMRLAVGSLQEKLRGYPLAQPHNPQRRPPEGQEPSAFDPEE
- the smpd2b gene encoding sphingomyelin phosphodiesterase 2 isoform X2; translated protein: MTNTDSIGVRVFSLNCWGIRYLSKHCPQRYTMIGDLLCKEEHDIVLLQEVWSEKDYLSLKKKLASCHPHSHYFKSGVIGSGLAIFSKYRIQDTFVYRYSLNGYPYMAHHGDWFGGKAVGMAVLNIGSLTANVYVTHLHAEYCRDKDSYLPHRVVQAWELQQFVRYTSSGADVVILGGDLNMHPQDLGNRLLRTYTGLKDSYLETAKFDGCENGLTLIADNPFISKKELGPFEKGIRIDYVLFKGSSKTDITCDYMCTTKGSVPDHPFPYSDHEALTAELRLKTHTPTDDGSDSQSKSQDSAAERVAELVDIVTEARTEVKVGLHCAERMRYTAARTGVMGLALLILELAIAAVPWLALGAEQPFPRTSFYLLAALCFAILLSTSLLYIFYTMELKSLQGAEDQMRLAVGSLQEKLRGYPLAQPHNPQRRPPEGQEPSAFDPEE